Proteins encoded by one window of Streptomyces uncialis:
- the bldD gene encoding transcriptional regulator BldD — MSSEYAKQLGAKLRAIRTQQGLSLHGVEEKSQGRWKAVVVGSYERGDRAVTVQRLAELADFYGVPVQELLPGTTPGGAAEPPPKLVLDLERLAHVPADKAGPLQRYAATIQSQRGDYNGKVLSIRQDDLRTLAVIYDQSPSVLTEQLIGWGVLDADARRAVAHEDN; from the coding sequence ATGTCCAGCGAATACGCAAAACAGCTCGGGGCCAAGCTCCGGGCCATCCGCACCCAGCAGGGCCTGTCTCTCCACGGCGTCGAGGAGAAGTCCCAGGGCCGCTGGAAGGCCGTCGTGGTCGGGTCCTACGAGCGCGGGGACCGTGCCGTGACCGTCCAGCGTCTCGCCGAGCTGGCGGATTTCTACGGGGTCCCGGTCCAGGAGCTGCTGCCCGGCACCACGCCCGGCGGCGCCGCCGAGCCGCCGCCGAAGCTCGTCCTGGACCTGGAGCGCCTGGCGCATGTCCCGGCCGACAAGGCGGGCCCGCTCCAGCGTTACGCCGCCACGATCCAGTCCCAGCGCGGCGACTACAACGGCAAGGTCCTGTCGATCCGCCAGGACGACCTGAGAACCCTCGCGGTGATCTACGACCAGTCCCCCTCGGTCCTCACCGAGCAGCTCATCGGCTGGGGCGTGCTGGACGCGGACGCCCGTCGCGCGGTGGCCCACGAGGACAACTGA